One Massilia putida DNA window includes the following coding sequences:
- a CDS encoding ferredoxin produces the protein MSDQLLHRVVIERSRCCGYGLCAAICPEIYKLDAGGIVYVDSDVVPDELLESAREGAAACPAEAIAVQAPA, from the coding sequence ATGAGCGATCAACTGCTTCACCGCGTAGTCATCGAACGCAGCCGCTGCTGCGGTTACGGCCTGTGCGCCGCCATCTGCCCCGAAATCTACAAGCTCGATGCCGGCGGCATCGTCTACGTCGACAGCGATGTCGTTCCCGACGAGCTGCTGGAGAGCGCACGCGAAGGCGCCGCCGCGTGCCCGGCCGAAGCCATCGCCGTCCAGGCCCCTGCATGA
- a CDS encoding IclR family transcriptional regulator has translation MAGNTSSDDQSDSATGVTVKPVVNAVRILRFLTASGSPERAADIARELAINPSTCFNTLRTLVAEEMLDFDPLSKTYTTGLGLAKLVEHLVTQGQRLDVVRPLMQEFAAAHHVTVTLWRRMGNDRIVLVSSETSPGDLRIDMAIGQRLPVLMGASGRLFAGKLGLDEERLRAAFDKVRWARPLGFDDYRRQVADAGAKGWAVDDGYFSAGILAIAAPVNDRAGTMAYAMSAVTFRGQHAEAEIEKLGQALRKAATKVGNILF, from the coding sequence ATGGCAGGCAACACCAGCAGCGACGACCAGTCCGATTCCGCGACCGGCGTGACCGTCAAGCCCGTCGTCAACGCGGTCCGCATCCTGCGCTTCCTGACGGCCTCCGGTTCGCCCGAACGGGCGGCCGACATCGCGCGCGAGCTGGCGATCAATCCGAGCACCTGCTTCAACACCTTGCGCACCCTGGTGGCCGAGGAGATGCTCGACTTCGACCCGCTGTCGAAAACCTATACCACCGGACTGGGACTGGCCAAGCTCGTCGAGCACCTGGTCACGCAGGGCCAGCGCCTCGACGTCGTACGCCCGCTGATGCAGGAATTCGCGGCGGCGCACCACGTCACCGTCACCCTGTGGCGCCGCATGGGCAACGACCGCATCGTGCTCGTCAGTTCGGAAACGAGCCCGGGAGACCTGCGTATCGACATGGCGATCGGCCAGCGCCTGCCGGTGCTGATGGGCGCCAGCGGGCGCCTGTTCGCGGGCAAGCTCGGCCTCGACGAGGAACGCCTGCGCGCCGCGTTCGACAAGGTGCGCTGGGCCCGTCCGCTCGGCTTCGACGATTACCGGCGCCAGGTAGCGGATGCCGGCGCCAAGGGCTGGGCAGTCGACGACGGTTATTTCTCCGCGGGCATCCTCGCGATCGCGGCGCCCGTCAACGACCGTGCCGGCACGATGGCGTATGCGATGTCTGCGGTGACCTTCCGCGGCCAGCATGCCGAGGCCGAGATCGAGAAACTCGGCCAGGCGTTGCGCAAGGCGGCGACGAAGGTGGGCAACATCCTGTTCTAG
- a CDS encoding electron transfer flavoprotein subunit alpha/FixB family protein: MVALVIAEHDNASLKAVTLNTVTAAAQCGGDVHILVAGSGCGAVAEAAAKIAGVSKVLVADAPQFADGLAENVAEQVLAVAGSYSHILAPASAHGKNVLPRVAAKLDVAQISEITKVDAPDTFERPIYAGNAIATVQSLDAVKVITVRGTGFDAAAAEGGSAAVETVAAVADSGKSSFVGRELAKSDRPELTGAKVVVSGGRGMGSGDNFKILEPLADKLGAAMGASRAAVDAGYVPNDWQVGQTGKIVAPQLYIAVGISGAIQHLAGMKDSKTIVAINKDPEAPIFSVADYGIVGDLFEVVPALVEALG, translated from the coding sequence ATGGTCGCACTCGTCATTGCTGAACACGACAACGCCTCGCTGAAGGCCGTCACCCTGAACACCGTCACCGCAGCCGCGCAATGCGGCGGTGACGTCCACATCCTCGTCGCCGGCAGCGGTTGCGGCGCCGTCGCGGAAGCCGCCGCCAAGATCGCGGGCGTCTCGAAAGTGCTGGTCGCCGACGCGCCGCAATTCGCCGACGGCCTCGCCGAGAACGTCGCCGAGCAGGTCCTGGCCGTCGCCGGCAGCTACTCGCACATCCTGGCCCCGGCCAGCGCCCACGGCAAGAACGTGCTGCCGCGCGTCGCCGCCAAGCTGGACGTCGCCCAGATCTCGGAAATCACCAAGGTCGATGCGCCCGACACGTTCGAGCGTCCGATCTACGCCGGTAACGCCATCGCCACCGTGCAGTCGCTAGATGCCGTGAAGGTCATCACCGTGCGCGGCACCGGCTTCGACGCCGCTGCAGCCGAAGGTGGTTCGGCCGCCGTCGAAACCGTCGCGGCCGTCGCGGACTCGGGCAAGTCGAGCTTCGTGGGCCGCGAACTGGCCAAGTCGGACCGTCCGGAACTGACCGGCGCCAAGGTCGTCGTCTCCGGCGGCCGTGGCATGGGTTCGGGCGACAACTTCAAGATCCTGGAACCGCTGGCCGACAAGCTGGGCGCCGCGATGGGCGCATCGCGCGCCGCCGTCGACGCGGGCTACGTGCCGAACGACTGGCAGGTGGGCCAGACCGGCAAGATCGTCGCGCCGCAGCTGTACATCGCCGTCGGTATCTCGGGCGCGATCCAGCACCTGGCCGGTATGAAGGATTCGAAGACCATCGTCGCCATCAACAAGGATCCGGAAGCGCCGATCTTCTCGGTGGCCGACTACGGCATCGTCGGCGACCTGTTCGAAGTCGTGCCGGCCCTGGTCGAGGCACTGGGTTGA
- a CDS encoding indolepyruvate ferredoxin oxidoreductase family protein — protein sequence MNSPLTPAAGAALRAVALDDKYTVDTGRIYLSGVQMLARLPMLQKERDRDAGLNTGGYVSGYRGSPLGGLDLALWKAKKHLDSHDVVFQPGLNEDLAATAVWGTQQVNLYDSATRDGVFGMWYGKGPGVDRSADVLKHANAAGTSAKGGVLMLVGDDHAAKSSTVAHQSEHLLVACGIPVLYPSTVQEFHDYGLHGWAMSRHAGLWVAMKCVTDVVESSASVEMDPQRLRIVVPDTPLPTGGLGIRWPDGPLEQEARLVEHKWYAALDYVRANKLNQVVLDAPQARFGIVAAGKAYLDLRQALVDLGLDEAACRAIGIRILKVGCVWPLHADDVREFAAGLDEILVVEEKRQVLEYAIKEQLYNWPSDRRPRVYGKFDERGMEGGEWASPRGQWLLPARYELSPALIAKAVARRLGEAGLPPQLRVAIDERLAVIAAKEREAARPRVTAERKPWFCSGCPHNTSTRVPAGSRALAGIGCHYMALWMDRNTETVAQMGGEGVSWLGQMHFTRDKHVFVNLGDGTYFHSGLLAIRAAIAAKATLTYKILYNDAVAMTGGQPVDGTLTVPQIAQQVVSEGAVRVVVVSDEPEKYAQRAGLPDAVTVHHRDQFDALQLELRELAGVSVIIYDQTCATEKRRRRKRGDYPDPARRAFINPAVCEGCGDCSVASNCLSVEPLETPLGTKRRINQSSCNKDFSCVNGFCPSFITAEGAQLRRPGSAAPAAVQAPPVPEPVQVPLDGVCGIVVPGVGGTGVVTIGALLGMAAHLENKGVKVLDITGLAQKGGAVLSHVQIAAHPDSIHATRVPTGEADVLIGCDAMVAASSDALSRVRRGRTRAIVNSASVPAAAFLSNPDWKFPGADTEADLRASIGDACEFVDANALALRLFGDTIYANPLLLGYAWQKGWVPLGRAALLRAIELNGVSVEKNQQAFEAGRRAAHDPASLAAPAQARPLPIPVTLDRLIDERVALLTAYQNPAYAERYRSAVERLRAVESKVDSGGRLALTDAVARNLAKLMAYKDEYEVARLHSAPEFLAELRNQFEGEPGKDYQVHFHLAPPLTAARDAAGRLVKRRYGPWMMRAFSVLARFKGLRGTLLDPFGKTAERRRERRLVENYFNLVQLFCETLAPERLDAALELARVPETIRGYGHVKEKNMDAASERRAQLMALYRALAHHNKT from the coding sequence ATGAATTCGCCGCTAACGCCCGCCGCCGGGGCAGCGCTGCGCGCCGTCGCGCTCGACGACAAATACACGGTCGATACGGGACGCATCTACCTGAGCGGCGTGCAGATGCTCGCGCGCCTGCCGATGCTGCAGAAGGAACGCGACCGCGACGCGGGCCTGAACACGGGCGGCTACGTGTCCGGCTACCGCGGCTCGCCGCTGGGCGGACTGGACCTCGCGCTGTGGAAAGCGAAAAAGCACCTCGACAGCCACGACGTCGTGTTCCAGCCCGGCCTGAACGAGGACCTGGCCGCCACCGCGGTGTGGGGCACGCAGCAGGTCAACCTGTACGACAGCGCCACCCGCGACGGCGTCTTCGGCATGTGGTACGGCAAGGGACCCGGCGTGGACCGCTCGGCCGACGTGCTCAAGCACGCGAACGCCGCCGGGACGTCGGCCAAGGGCGGCGTGTTGATGCTGGTCGGCGACGACCATGCCGCCAAGTCGTCCACCGTGGCGCACCAGTCGGAGCACTTGCTGGTCGCGTGCGGGATTCCCGTCCTGTATCCGTCTACCGTGCAGGAGTTCCACGACTACGGCCTGCATGGCTGGGCGATGAGCCGCCATGCCGGGCTGTGGGTGGCGATGAAGTGCGTGACCGACGTGGTGGAGTCGTCGGCATCGGTGGAAATGGACCCGCAGCGCCTGCGCATCGTGGTGCCGGACACGCCGTTGCCGACGGGCGGGCTGGGCATCCGCTGGCCCGACGGCCCGCTGGAGCAGGAGGCGCGCCTGGTCGAGCACAAATGGTACGCCGCCCTCGACTATGTCCGCGCCAACAAGCTGAACCAGGTGGTGCTCGATGCGCCGCAGGCGCGCTTCGGCATCGTCGCCGCCGGCAAGGCCTATCTCGACCTGCGCCAGGCGCTGGTCGACCTGGGGCTGGACGAGGCGGCCTGCCGCGCCATCGGCATCCGCATTCTGAAAGTCGGCTGCGTTTGGCCCCTGCACGCGGACGACGTGCGCGAATTCGCCGCCGGGCTGGACGAGATCCTGGTCGTCGAGGAAAAGCGCCAGGTGCTCGAGTATGCGATCAAGGAGCAGTTGTACAACTGGCCCAGCGACCGGCGTCCGCGCGTGTACGGCAAGTTCGACGAGCGCGGCATGGAAGGCGGGGAGTGGGCCTCGCCGCGCGGACAGTGGCTGCTGCCGGCGCGCTACGAGCTGTCGCCCGCGCTGATCGCCAAGGCGGTCGCGCGCCGCCTCGGCGAGGCCGGCCTGCCGCCGCAGTTGCGCGTGGCGATCGACGAACGCCTCGCCGTGATCGCGGCCAAGGAGCGCGAGGCCGCCCGGCCGCGCGTCACGGCAGAGCGCAAGCCCTGGTTCTGCTCGGGCTGTCCGCACAATACCTCGACCAGGGTTCCGGCGGGTTCGCGTGCGCTGGCGGGTATCGGTTGCCACTACATGGCGTTGTGGATGGACCGTAACACCGAGACGGTGGCCCAGATGGGCGGCGAGGGCGTCAGCTGGCTCGGCCAGATGCATTTTACGCGCGACAAGCACGTGTTCGTGAACCTCGGCGACGGCACCTATTTCCATTCCGGCCTGCTGGCGATCCGCGCGGCGATCGCGGCGAAGGCCACGCTGACCTACAAGATCCTCTACAACGACGCGGTCGCGATGACCGGCGGCCAGCCGGTGGACGGCACGCTGACCGTGCCGCAGATTGCCCAGCAGGTGGTCAGCGAAGGCGCGGTGCGGGTCGTGGTGGTGAGCGACGAGCCGGAAAAATATGCGCAACGGGCCGGCCTGCCGGACGCCGTCACTGTGCACCATCGCGACCAGTTCGACGCCCTGCAGCTCGAACTGCGCGAGCTGGCCGGCGTGTCGGTCATTATCTACGACCAGACCTGCGCCACCGAGAAGCGGCGCCGGCGCAAGCGCGGCGACTATCCGGACCCGGCACGGCGCGCCTTCATCAACCCGGCAGTCTGCGAAGGCTGCGGCGACTGCTCGGTGGCCTCGAACTGCCTGTCGGTCGAACCGCTCGAGACTCCGTTGGGCACCAAGCGCAGGATCAACCAGAGTTCCTGCAACAAGGATTTCTCTTGCGTGAACGGATTCTGTCCGAGCTTCATCACCGCCGAGGGGGCCCAGCTGCGCCGTCCCGGGTCCGCCGCGCCGGCCGCCGTCCAGGCCCCGCCGGTGCCGGAGCCGGTGCAGGTACCGCTCGACGGCGTCTGCGGCATCGTCGTGCCCGGCGTGGGCGGGACGGGCGTCGTGACGATCGGGGCGCTGCTCGGGATGGCGGCACACCTGGAAAACAAGGGGGTCAAGGTGCTCGACATCACCGGCCTCGCGCAAAAGGGTGGAGCAGTACTCAGCCACGTGCAGATCGCGGCCCATCCGGACAGCATCCATGCGACGCGCGTGCCGACGGGCGAGGCGGATGTGCTGATTGGCTGCGATGCCATGGTGGCCGCCTCTAGCGACGCGCTGTCGCGCGTGCGGCGCGGACGTACCCGCGCCATCGTCAACAGCGCCTCGGTGCCGGCCGCCGCCTTTCTGTCGAATCCGGACTGGAAGTTCCCCGGCGCCGACACCGAAGCCGACCTGCGCGCGAGCATCGGCGACGCGTGCGAGTTCGTCGATGCGAATGCGCTGGCGCTGCGCCTGTTCGGCGACACGATCTACGCCAATCCGCTGCTGCTCGGCTATGCATGGCAGAAGGGCTGGGTGCCGCTGGGACGCGCTGCGCTGCTGCGTGCGATCGAGTTGAACGGCGTGTCGGTCGAGAAGAACCAGCAGGCCTTCGAAGCCGGCCGGCGCGCGGCGCACGACCCGGCCTCGCTGGCGGCGCCAGCGCAGGCCAGACCGCTGCCGATTCCCGTCACGCTCGACCGCCTCATCGACGAGCGCGTCGCGCTGCTGACGGCCTACCAGAATCCGGCCTATGCAGAGCGCTACCGCTCCGCAGTGGAACGGCTTCGTGCTGTGGAGTCGAAAGTCGATTCCGGCGGCAGGCTGGCGCTGACCGATGCGGTGGCGCGCAACCTGGCCAAGCTGATGGCGTACAAGGACGAATACGAAGTCGCGCGCCTGCACAGCGCCCCCGAGTTCCTGGCCGAGCTGCGCAACCAGTTCGAGGGCGAACCCGGCAAGGATTACCAGGTGCATTTCCACCTTGCGCCGCCGCTGACTGCGGCGCGTGACGCCGCCGGCCGGCTGGTCAAGCGACGCTACGGTCCATGGATGATGCGTGCGTTTTCCGTGCTGGCCCGGTTCAAGGGATTGCGCGGCACCCTGCTCGACCCCTTCGGCAAGACCGCCGAACGGCGCCGCGAGCGCCGGCTGGTCGAGAATTACTTTAATCTCGTCCAGCTGTTCTGCGAAACCCTCGCCCCGGAACGTCTCGACGCGGCCCTTGAGCTGGCGCGGGTGCCCGAAACGATACGCGGCTACGGTCACGTGAAGGAAAAGAACATGGACGCGGCCTCCGAACGGCGCGCCCAGTTGATGGCGCTTTACCGCGCCCTGGCTCACCATAACAAGACATGA
- a CDS encoding SDR family NAD(P)-dependent oxidoreductase — MNRLAGKVALITGTGGGQGRVAALYFAREGATVVGCDVDRAGHEETARLMAAEGYKLHGSAPVDLGDHEQARRWVEAAAEECGRIDILYNNASAAKFAPVGEMSVEDWHYTIRNELDLIFFTTRIAWKHLAAQGGVVINIASTAAWGGSRAAGLSAHSAAKGAVVSFTRQLAVEGAPLGIRAVSISPGFVRTPGTAAFVDNPATRRIILDGVLQDRPGEPEEVVSLALYVASDEARFMTGSDLVVDGGLLAV, encoded by the coding sequence ATGAACCGATTGGCTGGGAAGGTCGCCCTGATCACGGGCACCGGCGGCGGCCAGGGCCGGGTCGCGGCGCTGTATTTCGCGCGCGAAGGCGCTACCGTGGTTGGCTGCGACGTCGACCGCGCGGGGCACGAGGAAACGGCACGCCTGATGGCGGCGGAGGGCTACAAGCTGCACGGCAGCGCGCCGGTCGACCTCGGCGACCATGAACAGGCGCGGCGCTGGGTCGAAGCCGCGGCCGAGGAATGCGGCCGCATCGACATCCTGTACAACAACGCGTCGGCGGCGAAATTCGCCCCGGTCGGCGAGATGTCGGTCGAGGACTGGCACTACACCATCCGCAACGAGCTCGACCTCATCTTCTTCACGACCCGCATCGCGTGGAAGCACCTGGCGGCGCAAGGCGGCGTGGTGATCAATATCGCCTCGACCGCGGCCTGGGGCGGTTCCCGCGCGGCCGGGCTGAGCGCACACAGCGCGGCCAAAGGCGCGGTCGTGTCGTTCACGCGCCAGCTGGCGGTGGAAGGCGCGCCGCTGGGCATCCGCGCGGTCAGCATCAGCCCCGGCTTCGTGCGCACGCCCGGTACCGCCGCCTTCGTCGACAATCCGGCGACGCGCCGCATCATCCTCGACGGCGTGCTGCAGGACCGGCCCGGCGAGCCCGAGGAAGTCGTCTCGCTGGCGCTCTACGTCGCATCCGACGAGGCGCGCTTCATGACCGGCTCGGACCTCGTGGTCGACGGCGGCCTGCTGGCCGTCTAG
- a CDS encoding electron transfer flavoprotein subunit beta/FixA family protein, with protein MKILVPVKRVVDYNVKVRAKSDGSGVDIANVKMSMNPFDEIAVEEATRLKEAGKVTEIVAVTCGVAQAQETLRTAMAIGADRGVLVETGAEIEPLGVAKVLKALAVEEQPQLIILGKQAIDDDSNQTGQMLAALLGWPQATFASKVVLEDGKVTVTREVDGGLETVALSLPAIVTTDLRLNEPRYVTLPNIMKAKKKPLTTVKPEDLGVDVTPRLKTVKVAEPAKRSAGVKVPDVATLVQKLRTEAKVI; from the coding sequence ATGAAAATACTGGTACCCGTCAAACGCGTGGTCGACTACAACGTCAAGGTTCGTGCCAAGTCCGACGGCAGTGGCGTCGATATCGCCAACGTCAAAATGTCGATGAACCCGTTCGACGAGATCGCGGTGGAAGAAGCCACGCGCCTGAAGGAAGCCGGCAAGGTCACCGAGATCGTTGCCGTGACCTGCGGCGTGGCACAGGCCCAGGAAACCCTGCGTACCGCGATGGCGATCGGCGCCGACCGCGGCGTGCTGGTCGAGACCGGTGCCGAGATCGAGCCGCTGGGCGTGGCCAAGGTGCTGAAGGCGCTGGCGGTCGAAGAGCAGCCGCAACTGATCATCCTGGGCAAGCAGGCGATCGACGACGATTCGAACCAGACCGGCCAGATGCTGGCTGCGCTGCTGGGCTGGCCGCAGGCGACGTTCGCCTCGAAGGTCGTGCTGGAAGACGGCAAGGTCACCGTGACCCGCGAAGTGGACGGCGGCCTGGAAACCGTGGCCCTGAGCCTGCCGGCCATCGTCACCACCGACCTGCGCCTGAACGAGCCGCGCTACGTCACGCTGCCGAACATCATGAAGGCCAAGAAAAAGCCGCTGACGACGGTCAAGCCGGAAGACCTCGGTGTCGACGTCACGCCGCGCCTGAAGACCGTCAAGGTCGCCGAGCCGGCCAAGCGTTCCGCCGGCGTCAAAGTGCCCGACGTGGCGACCCTGGTGCAGAAACTGCGCACCGAAGCCAAAGTCATCTAA
- a CDS encoding VOC family protein gives MDIIGIGYLGFETANLDAWREYGPQVMGFQTGSAPEDDQDSLYFRMDDRRHRIAFHPGKIDRLAYIGWEAKGKLEFHAAVERFREHGVEVTFADDALRERRGVKELIRFRDPVGYQHELFYAQKWMPRSFQPGRPHGGFTCGERGVGHVVVITPEFGPELEHFLTVVMGMRYYGAGAGKGKTGFFGAKLNTHTSHDIAYGFGPGKAGVQHVGITVNSVRDVGETYDLVRKKGLQMMMTLGQHTQDPHMSFYHFTPSGFAIECIAELEPWHDDGFELNPEKLSTWGHEVVGPILGPSVRTPQEVFDPEVVAGRY, from the coding sequence ATGGACATCATCGGCATCGGCTATCTCGGCTTCGAGACCGCCAACCTGGACGCCTGGCGCGAATACGGCCCGCAGGTCATGGGCTTCCAGACCGGCAGCGCGCCGGAGGACGACCAGGATTCGCTGTACTTCAGGATGGACGACCGGCGCCACCGGATCGCCTTCCACCCCGGGAAGATCGACCGGCTGGCCTACATCGGCTGGGAGGCGAAGGGCAAACTCGAGTTCCATGCCGCGGTGGAGCGCTTCCGCGAGCACGGCGTCGAAGTCACCTTCGCCGACGACGCCCTGCGCGAGCGCCGCGGCGTCAAGGAACTCATCCGCTTCCGCGATCCGGTGGGCTACCAGCACGAGCTGTTCTACGCGCAGAAATGGATGCCCCGCTCGTTCCAGCCGGGTCGCCCGCACGGCGGCTTCACCTGCGGCGAGCGCGGCGTCGGCCACGTGGTCGTCATCACGCCGGAATTCGGGCCCGAGCTCGAGCACTTTCTGACCGTCGTCATGGGCATGCGCTACTACGGCGCCGGTGCCGGCAAGGGCAAGACGGGCTTCTTCGGCGCCAAGCTCAATACCCATACCAGCCACGACATCGCCTACGGCTTCGGCCCCGGCAAGGCCGGCGTGCAGCACGTGGGCATCACCGTCAATTCGGTGCGCGATGTCGGCGAGACGTATGACCTCGTGCGCAAGAAGGGCTTGCAGATGATGATGACCCTGGGCCAGCATACCCAGGATCCGCACATGTCCTTCTATCACTTCACGCCGTCGGGCTTCGCCATCGAGTGCATCGCCGAGCTCGAACCGTGGCATGACGATGGCTTCGAACTCAACCCGGAAAAGCTGTCGACCTGGGGCCACGAGGTGGTCGGTCCGATCCTCGGGCCGAGCGTGCGCACGCCGCAGGAAGTATTCGATCCGGAAGTGGTGGCGGGCCGCTACTGA